One region of uncultured Sulfurimonas sp. genomic DNA includes:
- a CDS encoding TolC family protein — translation MKFFIPLLCLPLFLYSYTLEELLELSHKNKVVESATHTLTSKEKLYESSKSSYLPSVDIGANYKNASKESGSTAQNTLKYEASLQYTIYDGGKKGNLYNQLESSIDASRSNIEATKNSISLAVSRLYYEYFGIEADKEAIAQEIEQLKEELKRVELFYESGSVTKDEVIKIDASLKNAQVLMQEAELKRQRVLHTLEYYVSKRVENIDGDATIKLPIEQAEIIRADIQALEYEANAVLHEANIEKSQNMPIVYFDDTLSHSDYYFDNEALRSSFLIEDQNIATLNVSWSIFDFGAKTKAYESKLQEYYSKKSLIEYEKSKADIEYRLAKISYSIAQEKVKSTKAASEATSVAYELIKFKYQNKTIDNVSYLLALSEKFMAQRDSKRALYELEIRKAELIYFSGKDIKEFL, via the coding sequence TTGAAATTCTTTATACCTTTGCTATGTTTACCCCTTTTTCTCTACTCTTATACTCTCGAAGAACTTCTAGAATTATCTCATAAAAATAAAGTTGTAGAATCTGCAACACATACTTTGACATCTAAAGAAAAGTTGTATGAGAGTTCAAAAAGTTCATATTTACCTAGTGTAGATATTGGCGCTAACTATAAAAATGCATCTAAAGAGAGTGGATCTACGGCACAAAATACTCTAAAGTATGAAGCATCTTTACAATACACAATCTATGATGGTGGTAAAAAAGGTAACTTATACAATCAACTAGAATCATCCATAGATGCAAGTAGAAGCAATATAGAAGCTACTAAAAATTCTATTTCACTTGCTGTTTCAAGACTTTATTATGAATATTTTGGAATAGAAGCTGATAAAGAAGCAATAGCACAAGAAATAGAGCAGTTAAAAGAAGAACTCAAACGAGTGGAACTTTTTTATGAATCTGGTTCTGTTACAAAAGATGAAGTTATAAAAATAGATGCAAGTTTGAAAAATGCTCAAGTTTTAATGCAAGAAGCAGAACTAAAAAGACAAAGAGTTTTACATACTCTTGAGTATTATGTATCTAAAAGAGTTGAGAATATTGATGGTGATGCAACAATAAAACTACCTATAGAACAAGCAGAGATAATAAGAGCAGATATACAAGCTCTTGAGTACGAAGCAAATGCAGTTTTACATGAAGCAAATATTGAAAAAAGTCAAAATATGCCTATAGTATATTTTGATGATACACTAAGTCATAGCGATTACTATTTTGACAATGAAGCTTTAAGAAGTTCTTTTTTAATAGAAGACCAAAATATAGCTACACTAAATGTATCATGGAGTATTTTTGATTTTGGAGCTAAAACAAAAGCTTATGAATCTAAACTACAAGAGTATTACAGTAAAAAATCACTAATAGAGTATGAAAAAAGTAAGGCAGATATTGAGTATAGACTTGCAAAAATATCATACTCAATTGCACAAGAAAAAGTCAAATCAACTAAAGCAGCATCTGAAGCTACATCTGTTGCGTATGAGTTGATAAAGTTTAAATACCAAAACAAAACAATTGATAATGTATCTTATCTTTTAGCTCTTAGTGAAAAGTTTATGGCACAAAGAGATAGCAAAAGAGCTTTATATGAGCTTGAGATTAGAAAAGCAGAGTTAATTTATTTTAGTGGAAAAGATATTAAGGAGTTTTTATAA
- a CDS encoding efflux RND transporter periplasmic adaptor subunit has protein sequence MKNLTILAVVLSLFLVGCNDGEKSAPVASKTAAKPPLPVKVYKAKFEKAPLQKSYSTLLKPFNEVDIVARVSGLLMSENFKEGAYVKKGDTLFEIQKDEYEASLNEAKASLLKAEANYNKALKDWERNEYLFKNNAISEVMRDDLFYTYEDAKAEVTKAKAVLHNAQIKFDYTSIKAPISGTIGMSSSDVGSYINVTEDSAKLVTITAQDPIYAEFSLPSSDVSKYLSQITNTSKVTLSVNGKKYAGEIDFISPKIDAPTDTLKFRAKFENKNNKLIVGSYAEIQIDGLSYESVAKVPQEALIKTQDATVVFVEKDGAVSMRPINALEVKDGIAYVEDGIQDGENIVISNIAKLRPNSKVSIMKGN, from the coding sequence ATGAAAAATTTAACAATTTTAGCAGTGGTTTTATCTCTATTTTTAGTTGGTTGTAATGATGGAGAAAAAAGTGCGCCAGTTGCTTCTAAAACAGCTGCAAAACCACCTTTACCTGTAAAAGTCTATAAGGCAAAATTTGAAAAAGCTCCTTTGCAAAAGAGTTACTCAACACTACTTAAACCTTTTAATGAGGTTGATATAGTAGCGAGGGTAAGTGGATTATTGATGAGTGAAAATTTTAAAGAGGGTGCATATGTAAAAAAAGGCGATACTCTTTTTGAAATTCAAAAAGATGAGTATGAAGCATCTCTAAATGAAGCAAAAGCTTCTCTTTTAAAAGCAGAAGCAAATTATAATAAAGCTCTTAAAGATTGGGAACGAAATGAGTATCTTTTTAAAAATAATGCAATTTCTGAAGTAATGCGTGATGATCTTTTTTATACTTACGAAGATGCAAAAGCGGAAGTAACAAAAGCAAAAGCAGTACTTCATAATGCTCAGATAAAGTTTGACTACACAAGTATAAAAGCACCTATTAGCGGTACAATAGGAATGAGTAGTAGTGATGTAGGCTCTTATATAAATGTAACAGAAGATAGTGCAAAGTTGGTTACAATTACTGCACAAGACCCAATATATGCTGAGTTTTCTCTACCAAGTAGTGATGTATCAAAATATCTCTCTCAAATTACAAACACTTCAAAAGTTACTTTAAGCGTTAATGGAAAAAAATATGCAGGTGAAATAGACTTTATCTCACCTAAGATAGATGCTCCAACAGATACTTTAAAGTTTAGAGCCAAATTTGAAAATAAAAATAATAAGCTAATAGTTGGCTCTTATGCCGAGATACAAATAGATGGATTGAGCTATGAAAGTGTTGCAAAAGTTCCTCAAGAGGCACTTATAAAAACACAAGATGCAACGGTTGTTTTTGTTGAAAAAGATGGAGCTGTTTCTATGAGACCTATCAATGCTCTAGAAGTAAAAGATGGTATTGCTTATGTTGAAGATGGCATCCAAGATGGTGAAAATATTGTTATAAGTAATATTGCAAAATTAAGACCAAACTCAAAAGTTAGCATTATGAAAGGTAATTAA